Proteins encoded by one window of Rouxiella chamberiensis:
- a CDS encoding zinc-binding alcohol dehydrogenase family protein produces the protein MSSKAIAVDPKNPQQFIQIDLPPLEMGDNDLRVEVKAVSINPVDTKVHQGAIKNGLDKPKVLGWDASGVVKAVGKNVSGFNVGDEVWYAGDITRPGSNASEQLIDYRIVAKKPQSLNWAEAAAMPLTALTAWEGLFEHLKIQEAGEDKTLLIVGGAGGVGSLAIPFAALRSKVKVIATASRPESAAWCLERGADLTVNYQDLVGELEKQGIKQVDYIFCLNDTDGHWDALGKLIAPLGKICTIVENAHPLDQNQLKLKSASLHWEFMFTRSMFTTPCIAEQGHILQQVAELVDAGKVRTTLTETLNGLSVDSIQAAHDKVLEGHMQGKVVVTF, from the coding sequence ATGAGCAGCAAAGCAATCGCCGTAGATCCAAAAAATCCGCAACAGTTTATCCAAATCGACTTACCGCCGCTTGAGATGGGGGATAACGATTTACGGGTGGAAGTGAAAGCCGTTTCCATCAATCCGGTGGATACCAAGGTGCATCAGGGCGCGATTAAAAACGGCCTGGACAAACCGAAAGTGCTGGGTTGGGACGCAAGCGGCGTGGTGAAGGCGGTCGGCAAAAACGTCAGCGGCTTCAACGTGGGCGACGAAGTCTGGTATGCGGGCGACATTACCCGTCCGGGCAGCAATGCCAGCGAACAGTTGATTGATTACCGCATCGTCGCCAAAAAACCGCAGTCGCTGAACTGGGCCGAAGCCGCCGCGATGCCGTTAACCGCGCTCACCGCATGGGAAGGTCTGTTCGAACACCTGAAAATTCAGGAAGCGGGAGAGGACAAGACGCTGCTGATTGTCGGTGGCGCGGGCGGCGTCGGCTCGCTGGCTATTCCTTTTGCTGCCCTGCGCAGCAAGGTCAAGGTCATTGCCACCGCGTCACGTCCGGAATCTGCGGCGTGGTGTCTGGAGCGCGGCGCGGATCTCACGGTGAATTATCAGGATCTGGTCGGCGAGCTGGAAAAACAGGGCATCAAGCAGGTTGACTATATCTTCTGCCTGAACGACACCGATGGTCACTGGGACGCGCTAGGCAAGCTTATCGCGCCGCTCGGCAAAATCTGTACTATCGTCGAGAATGCGCATCCGCTGGATCAAAATCAGCTCAAGCTGAAAAGCGCATCGCTGCACTGGGAATTCATGTTTACCCGCAGCATGTTCACCACGCCGTGTATCGCCGAACAGGGGCATATTCTGCAACAGGTTGCCGAGCTTGTGGACGCGGGCAAGGTGCGCACCACGCTGACCGAAACCCTGAACGGTTTGTCCGTCGACAGCATTCAGGCCGCGCACGACAAAGTGCTCGAAGGTCATATGCAGGGCAAAGTGGTCGTGACGTTCTAA
- the radA gene encoding DNA repair protein RadA, with product MAKAAKRAFVCNECGADYPRWQGQCSACQAWNSITEVRLAASPTVARNERLTGYAGDAGVSRVQKLSEISLDETPRFSTGFKEFDRVLGGGVVPGSAILIGGNPGAGKSTLLLQILCKLGENMKTLYVTGEESLQQVAMRAHRLGLPTASMNMLSETSIEQICLIADQEQPKLMVIDSIQVMHMADIQSSPGTVAQVRESAAYLTRYAKTRGVAIVMVGHVTKDGSLAGPKVLEHCIDCSVLLDGDADSRFRTLRSHKNRFGAVNELGVFAMTEQGLREVNNPSAIFLSRGDEITSGSSVMVLWEGTRPLLVEIQALVDHSMMGNPRRVAVGLEQNRLAILLAVLHRHGGLQMADQDVFVNVVGGVKVTETSADLALLMSLVSSLRDRPLPQDLVVFGEVGLAGEIRPVPSGQERITEAAKHGFKRAIVPHANVPKKVPEGMKVFGVKKLADALSILDDL from the coding sequence TTGGCAAAAGCAGCAAAACGCGCATTTGTGTGTAATGAATGCGGCGCAGATTATCCGCGCTGGCAGGGGCAATGCAGTGCCTGTCAGGCCTGGAACTCCATTACCGAAGTCCGTTTGGCTGCTTCGCCGACCGTGGCACGCAATGAGCGTCTTACCGGCTATGCCGGTGATGCAGGCGTCAGCCGTGTGCAGAAACTGTCGGAAATCAGTCTCGACGAGACGCCGCGCTTCAGCACCGGTTTCAAGGAGTTCGACCGCGTACTCGGCGGCGGCGTGGTGCCGGGCAGCGCCATTCTGATAGGCGGTAATCCGGGCGCAGGTAAGAGTACCTTGCTGCTGCAAATATTGTGCAAGCTCGGCGAAAACATGAAGACGCTGTATGTCACCGGCGAAGAGTCGTTGCAGCAGGTAGCGATGCGCGCGCACCGTCTCGGCCTGCCGACCGCCAGCATGAATATGCTCTCCGAAACCAGCATCGAGCAAATTTGCCTGATTGCCGATCAGGAACAGCCGAAACTGATGGTGATCGACTCCATTCAGGTGATGCACATGGCGGATATCCAGTCGTCGCCGGGTACGGTCGCACAGGTGCGTGAAAGCGCGGCTTACTTGACGCGCTATGCCAAGACGCGCGGCGTGGCTATCGTCATGGTTGGCCATGTTACCAAAGACGGCTCGCTGGCCGGCCCGAAAGTGCTGGAGCACTGTATCGACTGTTCCGTGCTGCTCGACGGCGATGCCGATTCCCGTTTCCGCACCTTGCGTAGTCATAAAAACCGTTTCGGCGCAGTCAATGAGCTGGGCGTCTTTGCCATGACCGAACAGGGCCTGCGCGAAGTCAACAATCCTTCCGCCATCTTCCTGAGTCGTGGAGACGAAATCACCTCCGGCAGTTCGGTGATGGTGTTATGGGAAGGCACGCGTCCGCTGCTGGTCGAGATCCAGGCGCTGGTCGATCACTCGATGATGGGCAATCCGCGCCGCGTGGCCGTAGGGCTTGAACAGAACCGTCTGGCGATTCTGCTGGCGGTGCTGCACCGTCATGGCGGTTTGCAGATGGCGGATCAGGACGTCTTCGTCAACGTGGTGGGCGGCGTAAAAGTCACGGAAACCAGCGCCGACCTCGCACTGCTGATGTCGCTGGTGTCGAGCCTGCGGGATAGACCGCTGCCGCAGGATTTGGTGGTGTTCGGCGAAGTCGGGCTGGCCGGCGAGATCCGTCCGGTGCCAAGCGGGCAGGAGCGTATTACCGAAGCCGCCAAGCACGGTTTCAAGCGCGCCATCGTGCCGCACGCCAATGTGCCGAAAAAGGTGCCGGAAGGAATGAAGGTATTCGGCGTGAAAAAACTGGCCGATGCGCTGTCTATTCTCGACGACCTCTAA
- the nadR gene encoding multifunctional transcriptional regulator/nicotinamide-nucleotide adenylyltransferase/ribosylnicotinamide kinase NadR, protein MPQFDYLKAAIKQQGCTLQQVAEASGMTKGYLSQLLNDKIKSPSAQKLEALHRFLDLEFPRREKKIGVVFGKFYPLHTGHIYLIQRACSQVDELHIILGYDEPRDLELFENSSMSQQPTLSDRLRWLLQTFKYQKNIRIHAFNEEGMEPYPHGWDVWSTGITAFMEQKGIHPNTIYTSEENDAPRYREHLGIDTVLIDPKRSFMKISGAQIRRNPFRYWDYIPTEVKPFFVRTVAVLGGESSGKSTLVNKLANIFNTTSAWEYGREYVFSHLGGDEMALQYSDYDKIALGQAQYIDFAVKYANKVAFIDTDFLTTQAFCKKYEGREHPFVQALVDEYRFDLVILLENNTPWVADGLRSLGSSLDRSEFQNLLIEMMQKNNIAFTHVSSADYDQRFLDCVELVQKMLGNDDPAFE, encoded by the coding sequence ATGCCGCAGTTTGATTATCTCAAGGCAGCGATCAAGCAACAGGGATGTACGCTGCAACAGGTCGCCGAAGCCAGCGGCATGACCAAAGGGTATTTAAGCCAGTTATTAAACGACAAGATAAAAAGTCCCAGCGCACAGAAGCTGGAAGCGCTGCACCGCTTTCTGGATCTGGAGTTTCCCCGTCGGGAAAAGAAAATCGGCGTGGTGTTCGGCAAGTTCTATCCGCTGCACACCGGCCATATTTACCTTATCCAGCGCGCCTGTAGCCAGGTCGACGAGTTGCACATCATTCTCGGCTATGACGAGCCGCGCGATCTCGAGCTGTTTGAAAACAGTTCGATGTCGCAGCAGCCTACGCTCAGCGATCGCCTGCGCTGGCTGTTGCAGACCTTCAAGTATCAGAAAAATATCCGCATTCATGCTTTCAATGAAGAGGGTATGGAGCCTTATCCGCACGGCTGGGACGTGTGGAGTACAGGGATAACCGCCTTCATGGAACAGAAGGGCATTCATCCCAATACCATTTATACCAGTGAAGAAAACGATGCCCCGCGTTATCGCGAACACCTCGGGATCGACACGGTGCTTATCGATCCAAAACGATCGTTTATGAAGATCAGCGGCGCGCAGATCCGCCGTAATCCTTTCCGTTACTGGGACTATATTCCCACCGAAGTAAAACCGTTCTTCGTTCGCACGGTGGCGGTGCTGGGCGGTGAGTCCAGCGGAAAATCGACGCTGGTCAACAAGCTCGCCAATATCTTCAACACCACCAGCGCGTGGGAATACGGGCGTGAATACGTGTTCTCCCATCTGGGCGGCGACGAAATGGCGTTGCAGTATTCCGACTACGACAAAATTGCGTTGGGTCAGGCGCAGTACATTGATTTTGCAGTGAAATATGCCAATAAAGTGGCATTCATCGACACCGATTTTCTGACCACGCAGGCGTTTTGCAAAAAATACGAAGGCCGCGAACATCCTTTCGTGCAGGCGCTGGTGGATGAATACCGGTTCGATCTGGTGATTCTGCTGGAGAACAACACGCCGTGGGTGGCCGATGGCCTGCGCAGTCTGGGCAGCTCTCTGGATCGTTCGGAGTTCCAGAATCTGTTGATTGAAATGATGCAGAAGAACAACATTGCCTTTACGCACGTCAGCTCGGCGGATTATGACCAGCGTTTTCTCGACTGCGTGGAACTGGTCCAGAAGATGCTCGGCAACGACGATCCTGCCTTCGAGTAA
- the deoB gene encoding phosphopentomutase encodes MKRTFIMMLDSFGIGASKDADRFGDVGSDTLGHIAEACARGEADVGRKGPLHLPNLTSLGLAKAAEASTGRFPQGMDPDANIIGAYAYASELSSGKDTPSGHWEIAGVPVLFDWGYFSDEQNSFPQELLDKLVERAALPGYLGNCHSSGTVVLDALGEEHMKTGKPIFYTSADSVFQIACHEETFGLERLYELCEIAREELTEGGYNIGRVIARPFIGDKKGHFERTGNRHDLAVEPPAPTILKKLVDEKGGEVVSVGKIADIYAHVGITKKIKATGLDALFDATVQEMKVAGDQTIVFTNFVDFDSAYGHRRDVPGYAAALELFDRRMPELLALVKEDDIIIFTADHGCDPTWRGTDHTREHIPVLIYGPKVKPGYLGYRETFADIGQTVAHYFDLSPMEYGKSML; translated from the coding sequence ATGAAACGTACATTTATCATGATGTTGGACTCATTTGGGATTGGCGCCAGCAAAGACGCCGACCGTTTTGGTGACGTGGGTTCCGATACGCTTGGCCATATTGCCGAGGCCTGCGCCCGCGGCGAAGCGGACGTGGGCCGTAAAGGTCCGCTGCATTTGCCGAATCTGACCAGTCTGGGACTGGCGAAAGCCGCCGAAGCCTCGACGGGCCGTTTCCCGCAGGGCATGGACCCCGATGCCAACATCATCGGTGCCTATGCCTACGCCAGCGAGTTGTCGTCAGGTAAAGACACGCCGTCGGGCCACTGGGAAATCGCCGGTGTTCCCGTGCTGTTTGACTGGGGCTATTTCTCCGACGAGCAAAACAGCTTCCCGCAGGAACTGCTCGACAAACTGGTCGAACGCGCCGCTTTGCCGGGATATCTTGGCAATTGCCATTCATCCGGTACGGTAGTGCTCGACGCGCTCGGCGAAGAGCATATGAAAACCGGCAAACCGATTTTCTATACTTCGGCCGACTCGGTATTTCAGATTGCCTGCCACGAAGAGACATTCGGCCTCGAGCGTCTTTATGAACTGTGCGAAATCGCACGCGAAGAGTTGACCGAAGGCGGCTACAACATCGGTCGTGTCATTGCGCGTCCTTTTATCGGCGATAAAAAAGGCCACTTCGAGCGTACCGGCAACCGTCATGATCTGGCGGTTGAGCCGCCTGCGCCGACCATCCTGAAAAAGCTGGTTGACGAGAAGGGCGGTGAGGTCGTTTCCGTCGGCAAGATTGCCGATATCTATGCCCACGTCGGCATCACCAAAAAAATCAAAGCCACCGGTCTGGACGCGCTGTTCGACGCCACGGTGCAAGAGATGAAGGTCGCCGGTGATCAGACCATCGTCTTCACCAACTTTGTGGACTTCGATTCGGCTTACGGCCATCGCCGCGATGTGCCGGGCTACGCGGCCGCACTGGAGCTTTTCGACCGCCGGATGCCGGAGTTGCTGGCGTTGGTCAAGGAAGACGACATCATTATCTTTACCGCCGATCATGGCTGTGACCCGACCTGGCGAGGTACCGACCACACTCGCGAACACATTCCAGTGTTGATCTACGGCCCGAAAGTGAAGCCGGGTTACCTTGGCTATCGCGAGACATTTGCCGATATCGGACAGACGGTCGCTCACTATTTCGACCTGTCGCCGATGGAATACGGAAAATCCATGCTTTAA
- the serB gene encoding phosphoserine phosphatase, which translates to MPNRLTYCDLPSEIHQWPGLPLSLSGDEVMPLDYRAGHTGWLLYSRKLDKLSLSRFQSLLGRALVIVSAWMVEDYQVVRLAGPLTPDVFELAEQFEFDITPLRKVPHMRTPGLLVMDMDSTAIEIECIDEIAKLAGVGEQVAEVTERAMRGELDFAASLRQRVGTLKDSDANILLTVRETLPFMPGLRKMVARLQEMGWHVAIASGGFTYYANYLRDELDLVAAVANELEIFDGKLTGQVIGPIVDAQHKADTLLALAEKLGVPKEQTVAIGDGANDLKMMSVAGLGVAFHAKPKVYEQAEVSIRHADLIGLLCILSGSVA; encoded by the coding sequence ATGCCAAACCGTCTGACCTATTGCGATCTTCCTTCCGAGATCCACCAATGGCCGGGACTTCCACTTTCACTCAGCGGTGACGAAGTGATGCCGCTCGATTACCGGGCAGGGCACACAGGCTGGCTCCTGTATAGTAGAAAGCTCGACAAGTTAAGTCTTAGCCGTTTCCAGAGCTTGCTGGGTCGCGCGCTGGTGATTGTCAGCGCGTGGATGGTCGAAGACTATCAGGTCGTTCGTCTTGCGGGTCCACTGACCCCCGATGTTTTCGAGCTGGCCGAACAGTTCGAATTCGACATCACCCCTCTGCGCAAGGTGCCGCACATGCGCACGCCGGGCCTGCTGGTGATGGACATGGATTCTACGGCAATCGAGATCGAATGCATCGATGAAATTGCCAAGCTTGCCGGTGTGGGCGAACAGGTGGCCGAAGTCACCGAACGCGCCATGCGGGGCGAGCTGGATTTCGCCGCCAGCCTGCGTCAGCGTGTCGGCACGCTGAAAGATTCCGATGCCAACATCCTGCTGACGGTGCGCGAAACGCTGCCGTTCATGCCGGGTCTGCGCAAAATGGTGGCTCGATTGCAGGAAATGGGGTGGCACGTTGCCATCGCTTCCGGCGGTTTTACCTATTATGCCAACTATTTGCGTGATGAGCTGGATCTGGTCGCCGCCGTCGCCAACGAGCTGGAAATCTTTGACGGCAAGCTGACCGGACAAGTGATCGGGCCTATCGTCGATGCCCAGCACAAAGCCGATACGCTGCTGGCGCTGGCCGAAAAACTGGGTGTGCCGAAAGAGCAGACCGTGGCTATCGGCGACGGTGCCAACGATTTGAAAATGATGTCCGTCGCAGGACTGGGCGTCGCCTTCCACGCCAAGCCGAAAGTCTACGAGCAGGCCGAGGTCAGCATTCGTCATGCGGATCTGATTGGCTTGCTGTGTATTCTCAGCGGCAGCGTGGCGTAA
- a CDS encoding YtjB family periplasmic protein, protein MAEAKLKLRRHRTVIVLICLALLVLLMQGASYFSLGHQLARSQQVEQLTQTLARQVAFSLAPLMDSQNDGADIAQITTILNQLTDQSRILDASVYQLDGSLIAHSGETVPVRDRLALDGKRAGSYFNHQIVQPIGDKGGPSGFLRMTLDTHVLATEAKQVDNTTNLLRLMMLLALAIGIILARSLLQGRRSRWEQSPFLLTASTRLKERDEDDDLPAHNNEPLVIAIAEERVEDKPALTPEEEAEQEAVQAAHRNLQRSRKPKSPKK, encoded by the coding sequence ATGGCAGAGGCCAAACTGAAACTTCGCAGACACCGCACGGTTATCGTGCTGATTTGCTTAGCTTTATTAGTTTTATTGATGCAAGGTGCGTCCTATTTTAGCTTAGGGCACCAGTTAGCGCGATCACAACAGGTCGAGCAGCTCACACAAACGCTTGCACGGCAGGTGGCGTTCTCGCTTGCCCCGCTGATGGACAGCCAGAATGATGGCGCAGACATCGCACAAATTACTACCATTTTAAATCAACTTACCGATCAGAGTCGCATACTTGATGCCAGCGTGTACCAGCTCGACGGCTCGCTGATTGCCCATTCCGGCGAGACTGTGCCGGTGCGTGACCGTCTGGCGCTCGACGGCAAGCGCGCGGGCAGTTATTTCAACCATCAGATAGTGCAGCCGATTGGCGACAAAGGCGGCCCGAGCGGTTTTCTGCGCATGACGCTGGATACCCACGTGCTGGCCACCGAAGCCAAGCAGGTCGATAACACCACCAACCTGTTGCGGCTGATGATGCTGCTGGCGCTGGCGATCGGCATTATTCTCGCGCGCAGTCTGTTGCAGGGCCGTCGCTCCCGCTGGGAGCAGTCGCCGTTCCTGCTGACCGCCAGCACCCGTTTGAAAGAGCGCGATGAAGACGACGACCTGCCCGCGCACAACAATGAGCCGCTGGTGATTGCCATCGCAGAAGAAAGAGTGGAAGACAAACCGGCGCTGACGCCGGAAGAAGAAGCCGAACAGGAAGCCGTACAGGCCGCTCACCGCAATCTGCAACGCAGCCGAAAACCGAAATCCCCGAAAAAATAG
- the deoC gene encoding deoxyribose-phosphate aldolase — protein MTDFTVAAQRALSLMDLTTLNEDDTAEKVVALCQQAKSPAGNTAAICIYPRFIPVARKALREQGTPDIRIATVTNFPHGNDDIEIALAETRAAIAYGADEVDVVFPYRALIEGNEQVGAELVKQCAEACHAANILLKVIIETGELKQDALIRKASQIAIEAGADFIKTSTGKVPENATLHSAELMLTVIKELNVADNVGFKPAGGVKTAEDAAQYLALADNILGREWADARHFRFGASSLLASLLTTLGHQTEKSTSGY, from the coding sequence ACACGGCCGAAAAAGTGGTCGCCCTCTGTCAGCAGGCAAAAAGCCCGGCAGGAAACACCGCTGCCATCTGCATTTATCCGCGTTTCATTCCGGTCGCACGCAAGGCACTGCGCGAGCAGGGCACGCCTGACATCCGTATCGCCACCGTCACCAACTTCCCGCACGGCAACGACGATATCGAGATTGCCCTCGCAGAGACCCGTGCGGCGATCGCCTACGGTGCCGATGAAGTCGACGTGGTATTCCCGTATCGCGCCCTGATCGAGGGGAATGAACAGGTCGGTGCCGAACTGGTCAAACAGTGCGCCGAGGCCTGTCACGCAGCCAACATTCTGCTGAAAGTCATTATCGAAACCGGTGAGTTGAAGCAGGACGCGCTTATCCGCAAGGCGTCGCAGATTGCCATCGAAGCCGGTGCGGACTTTATCAAGACCTCGACCGGTAAAGTGCCGGAAAACGCCACGCTGCATAGCGCCGAGCTGATGCTGACCGTTATCAAAGAGCTGAATGTCGCCGACAACGTCGGTTTCAAACCTGCCGGTGGCGTGAAAACTGCCGAAGATGCGGCGCAATATCTGGCGCTTGCCGACAATATTCTGGGTCGCGAATGGGCCGATGCCCGTCACTTCCGCTTTGGTGCGTCCAGCCTGCTGGCAAGCCTGCTGACCACACTCGGCCATCAGACCGAAAAATCCACCAGCGGTTACTGA
- the deoD gene encoding purine-nucleoside phosphorylase → MATPHINAEMGDFADVVLMPGDPLRAKHIAETFLEDIKQVNDVRGMLGFTGTYKGRKISVMGHGMGIPSCSIYAKELITEFGVKKIIRVGSCGAVRSDVKLRDVVIGMGACTDSKVNRMRFKDHDYAAIADYDMVRHAADAAAAKGIKARVGNIFSADLFYTPDPQMFDVMEKYGILGVEMEAAGIYGVAAEFGAKALAICTVSDHIRSGEQTTAAERQTTFNDMIEIALESVLLGDKA, encoded by the coding sequence ATGGCAACGCCACACATTAACGCAGAAATGGGCGATTTCGCTGACGTAGTCCTGATGCCGGGCGATCCTTTGCGCGCCAAACACATCGCCGAAACCTTCCTGGAAGACATCAAGCAGGTGAACGACGTGCGCGGCATGCTCGGTTTTACCGGCACTTACAAGGGCCGCAAGATTTCGGTCATGGGTCACGGTATGGGGATTCCATCCTGTTCCATTTACGCGAAAGAGCTTATTACCGAGTTCGGCGTGAAGAAAATCATTCGCGTAGGCTCCTGCGGCGCGGTGCGTAGCGACGTCAAACTGCGCGATGTGGTTATCGGCATGGGTGCCTGCACCGATTCCAAAGTGAACCGTATGCGCTTCAAAGACCACGACTATGCGGCCATTGCCGATTACGACATGGTGCGTCACGCGGCCGACGCGGCGGCGGCAAAAGGCATCAAGGCGCGCGTGGGTAACATCTTCTCCGCCGATCTGTTCTACACGCCAGATCCGCAAATGTTTGATGTAATGGAAAAATACGGCATTCTGGGTGTCGAGATGGAAGCGGCCGGTATCTACGGCGTGGCGGCAGAGTTCGGCGCGAAAGCGCTGGCTATCTGCACCGTGTCCGACCATATCCGCAGCGGCGAGCAAACTACGGCCGCCGAACGTCAGACCACGTTCAACGACATGATTGAAATCGCGCTGGAATCCGTTCTGCTGGGCGACAAAGCGTAA
- a CDS encoding LysR family transcriptional regulator produces the protein MFKQLQDMALFALVAETGSFTAAARRAGLPKSSVSQRVSQLEQSLGLRLLNRTTRQLNLTFAGERYLVHCQEMLQASERAELAILRLRDNPSGRLRITSPAGLGATLLARMNAEFTARYPDVSLEVSVSDQLIDLVQEGFDVALRSGKPQDSSLIGRSLGEGPRYLLASPDYLARHPALTSPQQLEMHSCIGHRAWKEWVLRRHDVYHRWVLPSAHSTDNLLYARECAMAGAGITLLPAFMCREEVGSGRLVRVLPEWEAESNSLYLVYPSRKLNSPALACFIDFMLNDYAFAERYAAGLGE, from the coding sequence ATGTTTAAGCAATTGCAGGATATGGCGCTGTTTGCGCTGGTGGCCGAAACGGGCAGCTTTACGGCGGCCGCCCGGCGTGCGGGTCTGCCGAAATCCAGCGTCAGTCAGCGGGTCAGTCAGCTCGAGCAAAGCCTCGGCCTCCGTTTACTTAATCGCACCACGCGGCAGCTCAATCTGACCTTTGCCGGAGAGCGCTATCTGGTGCACTGTCAGGAGATGCTTCAGGCGAGTGAACGCGCAGAGCTGGCTATCTTGCGGCTCAGGGATAATCCCAGCGGCCGCCTGCGCATTACCAGTCCCGCCGGACTTGGCGCAACCTTGCTGGCACGCATGAATGCGGAGTTTACCGCGCGGTATCCCGATGTTTCGCTCGAAGTGTCTGTTTCCGACCAGCTTATCGATCTGGTACAGGAAGGTTTTGATGTTGCGCTGCGCAGCGGCAAACCGCAGGATTCGTCACTCATCGGCCGATCGCTTGGGGAAGGGCCGCGATATCTGCTGGCCTCGCCCGACTATCTGGCGCGTCATCCGGCGCTGACCTCGCCGCAGCAGCTTGAAATGCACAGTTGCATCGGGCATCGGGCATGGAAGGAGTGGGTCTTGCGGCGTCATGATGTCTATCATCGCTGGGTGTTGCCGTCGGCGCACAGCACCGACAATCTGCTCTATGCCCGTGAATGCGCGATGGCGGGTGCAGGCATTACGCTGCTTCCGGCGTTTATGTGTCGTGAAGAGGTCGGCAGTGGGCGTCTGGTCAGAGTGCTGCCGGAATGGGAGGCGGAGAGTAACTCGCTGTATCTGGTGTATCCCAGCCGCAAGCTGAATTCGCCCGCGCTGGCCTGTTTTATCGATTTTATGCTCAACGACTACGCCTTCGCCGAGCGCTATGCGGCCGGGCTTGGCGAATAG
- the ettA gene encoding energy-dependent translational throttle protein EttA → MAQYVYSMHRLGKVVPPKRHILKNISLSFFPGAKIGVLGLNGAGKSTLLRIMAGIDTDIEGEARPQPGLRIGYLPQEPKLNLEHTVRESVEEAVAEVVGALKRLDEVYALYADPDADFDKLAAEQGKLEEIIQAHDGHNLNAQLERAADALRLPEWDAKIANLSGGERRRVALCRLLLDKPEMLLLDEPTNHLDAESVAWLERFLHDFEGTVVAITHDRYFLDNVAGWILELDRGEGIPWEGNYSSWLEQKDERLAQEASSEAARRKSIEKELEWVRKGAKGQQSKGKARLARFEELNNAEYQKRNETNELFIPPGPRLGDKVVEVKNLNKSYGDRVLIDDLSFSVPKGAIVGIIGPNGAGKSTLFRMMSGQEQPNGGSIELGETVKLASVDQFRDAMDNSKTVWEEVSGGQDIMRIGTTEMPSRAYVGRFNFKGVDQGKRVGELSGGERGRLHLAKLLQVGGNMLLLDEPTNDLDIETLRALENALLEFPGCAMVISHDRWFLDRIATHILDYQDEGKVEFFEGNFTEYEEYKKRTLGADALEPRRIKYKKITK, encoded by the coding sequence GTGGCTCAATACGTATACAGCATGCACCGCCTTGGCAAAGTTGTCCCGCCAAAGCGTCATATCCTGAAGAACATCTCACTCAGCTTCTTCCCGGGTGCCAAAATCGGCGTACTCGGTCTTAACGGCGCAGGTAAATCCACACTGCTGCGTATTATGGCCGGCATCGATACCGATATCGAAGGTGAAGCGCGTCCACAGCCTGGCCTGAGAATCGGCTACCTGCCGCAGGAACCCAAGCTGAACCTCGAACACACCGTGCGTGAGTCCGTGGAAGAAGCCGTTGCCGAAGTCGTGGGTGCGCTGAAGCGCCTCGACGAAGTTTATGCGCTTTACGCCGATCCCGACGCCGATTTCGACAAACTGGCCGCCGAGCAAGGCAAGCTGGAAGAGATAATCCAGGCGCACGATGGCCATAACCTGAACGCCCAGCTTGAACGTGCCGCCGATGCGCTGCGTCTGCCGGAGTGGGATGCCAAAATCGCCAACCTGTCCGGGGGTGAACGTCGCCGCGTCGCGCTGTGCCGCCTGCTGCTCGACAAACCTGAAATGCTGCTGCTCGACGAACCGACCAACCACCTGGATGCCGAATCCGTGGCGTGGCTCGAGCGCTTCCTGCATGACTTCGAAGGCACCGTTGTGGCGATTACGCACGACCGTTACTTCCTCGACAACGTAGCCGGCTGGATCCTCGAGCTTGACCGCGGTGAAGGTATTCCGTGGGAAGGCAACTACTCCTCGTGGCTTGAGCAGAAAGACGAACGTCTGGCGCAGGAAGCCTCTTCCGAAGCGGCCCGTCGCAAATCCATCGAGAAAGAGCTCGAGTGGGTGCGCAAAGGCGCCAAAGGCCAGCAGTCGAAAGGCAAGGCCCGCCTTGCTCGTTTCGAAGAGCTTAACAACGCCGAATACCAGAAACGTAACGAAACCAACGAACTGTTCATTCCACCTGGCCCACGCCTCGGCGACAAAGTGGTCGAAGTGAAGAACCTGAACAAGTCCTACGGCGACCGCGTTCTGATTGATGACCTGTCCTTCTCCGTGCCGAAAGGCGCAATCGTGGGCATCATCGGTCCGAACGGTGCGGGTAAATCTACCCTCTTCCGTATGATGTCAGGTCAGGAACAGCCGAACGGCGGCTCCATCGAGCTTGGCGAAACCGTCAAGCTGGCGTCTGTCGATCAGTTCCGTGATGCCATGGACAACAGCAAAACCGTATGGGAAGAGGTTTCCGGCGGTCAGGACATCATGCGTATCGGCACCACTGAAATGCCAAGCCGCGCTTACGTTGGCCGTTTCAACTTCAAGGGCGTCGATCAGGGCAAACGCGTTGGCGAACTCTCTGGTGGTGAGCGCGGTCGTCTGCATCTGGCCAAGCTGTTGCAGGTTGGCGGCAACATGCTGCTGCTCGATGAACCGACCAATGACCTGGATATCGAAACCCTGCGCGCGCTTGAAAACGCCCTGCTGGAGTTCCCGGGTTGTGCAATGGTCATTTCCCACGACCGTTGGTTCCTCGACCGTATCGCAACGCACATCCTCGATTATCAGGATGAAGGCAAGGTTGAATTCTTCGAAGGTAACTTTACCGAATACGAAGAGTACAAGAAGCGCACGCTGGGCGCAGATGCGCTGGAACCGCGCCGTATCAAATACAAGAAGATTACCAAGTAA